Part of the Mycolicibacterium mageritense genome is shown below.
CGGTGCGATTCCCCATGTACCTGCCCGCCATCCGACGGGTCCGCATCGTCCACGAGGAACCCCGAGCCGCCGTCGTGGCGCGGCTCGACACGCCGCTGGGGCCGATGACCGTCGCCAACACCCACCTGTCGTTCGTGCCCGGCTGGAACCGCGTGCAGCTGCGCCATCTCGTGCGCGATCTGCGCGGTTTCCCGGCGCCGCGGGTGCTCATGGGCGACCTCAACATGCGCGCGAACCGCTCGGTGGGATGGCGCGCGCTGGGCACCGCGCCGACATTTCCGGCCGACGATCCCGACCATCAACTCGACCACGTGCTGACCGACGACGACACCCTCCAGGTCGAGTCGTGTGACGCTCCGCGGTTGGCGATCTCGGATCATCGCGCGCTCGTCGTCGACATTTCCCGGCCGTGACGTCGTAGGGTTCGTGAGGTGCACGTCACGTCAGCCGAGACGACGGAGCTGTTTGCCGGTTCAGCGGAAACACCGCTGCAG
Proteins encoded:
- a CDS encoding endonuclease/exonuclease/phosphatase family protein; amino-acid sequence: MRMATFNILHGRNVHDGDVDLGRLADAVAEIDADILALQEVDLDQPRSGKADLTAMAAAAMHAQHHRFVAAISGTPGATWMAATGREQPGTAAYGIALLSRFPAENWQVLRLPRIPVRFPMYLPAIRRVRIVHEEPRAAVVARLDTPLGPMTVANTHLSFVPGWNRVQLRHLVRDLRGFPAPRVLMGDLNMRANRSVGWRALGTAPTFPADDPDHQLDHVLTDDDTLQVESCDAPRLAISDHRALVVDISRP